The following proteins are co-located in the Gloeocapsa sp. PCC 7428 genome:
- a CDS encoding TrkA family potassium uptake protein encodes MRVRRYSPLDKQSPQEVDFGFSVQNGIRLNVVSAGNVFSSQAEFEQKYRRIRRELTLSVIGLGVVLLVGTLWYWLVEGWSWIDAAYMTVITLATVGYSETRPLGDRGRLFTVTLIIMGVISIGYIVNRFTDALVQGYFQIGFQLRQQRLLIDSLSDHYIICGFGRTGRQIALEFATEAIPFVTVDSDPESVQAAQQLGYTVVEGDATLDEVLLKVGVDRATCLVAALPSDAENLYTVLSAKALNPQIRAIARASTQEALQKLQRAGADAVVSPYITGGRRMAAAALRPQVMDFVDGILTGAGRELYMEEVRLDADTCPCIGQNLGAARLRSQTGALVLAIRRRDGTLIGGPTADTQLMAGDLLICMGTAEQLRRLNQILGPINSKLPRPPKHN; translated from the coding sequence ATGCGAGTGCGAAGATATTCGCCGCTAGATAAACAAAGTCCACAAGAAGTGGATTTCGGTTTTTCAGTCCAAAATGGTATACGGCTCAACGTAGTGAGTGCAGGTAATGTGTTTAGTTCGCAAGCAGAATTTGAGCAGAAATATCGACGTATTCGCCGAGAACTCACCTTATCTGTCATTGGGCTTGGGGTTGTTCTTTTAGTTGGTACTCTCTGGTACTGGTTAGTTGAAGGTTGGTCGTGGATAGACGCCGCGTATATGACGGTGATTACGCTAGCGACTGTTGGTTACAGCGAAACTCGTCCGTTGGGCGATCGCGGTCGCTTGTTTACCGTAACGCTGATTATCATGGGAGTAATCAGTATCGGTTACATTGTTAATCGATTTACCGATGCTTTGGTTCAGGGCTATTTTCAAATTGGTTTTCAACTTCGGCAACAGCGACTATTGATAGACTCTTTATCGGATCACTATATTATCTGTGGATTTGGACGTACTGGTCGGCAAATTGCTTTAGAGTTTGCGACTGAGGCGATTCCTTTTGTGACGGTTGACTCTGACCCAGAATCGGTGCAAGCCGCGCAGCAACTCGGTTATACTGTCGTTGAAGGCGATGCTACGCTCGATGAAGTTTTATTAAAGGTAGGTGTCGATCGCGCTACGTGTTTAGTGGCTGCTCTTCCTTCTGATGCTGAAAATCTTTATACAGTTCTTTCCGCAAAAGCACTGAACCCACAAATTCGCGCGATCGCCCGAGCAAGTACGCAAGAGGCACTCCAAAAACTGCAACGTGCTGGAGCAGATGCGGTTGTCTCTCCGTATATTACAGGTGGTAGACGCATGGCAGCCGCCGCTTTAAGACCGCAAGTAATGGATTTTGTCGATGGCATTCTCACAGGTGCAGGTCGCGAATTATACATGGAAGAGGTGCGACTTGACGCGGATACTTGTCCTTGCATTGGTCAAAATTTAGGCGCAGCCCGATTGCGATCGCAAACAGGTGCATTAGTTCTCGCGATCCGCCGCCGCGACGGTACTTTAATCGGTGGTCCTACCGCCGATACGCAGTTAATGGCAGGAGATTTATTAATTTGTATGGGTACAGCCGAACAACTACGACGCCTCAACCAAATTCTAGGACCAATTAATTCTAAACTTCCCCGCCCGCCTAAGCATAATTAA
- a CDS encoding RpoD/SigA family RNA polymerase sigma factor: MNIAELNAIDSLLTTATDSDINSADLEEPSPENLAEVASDLSPIEQNLEVEDKDEDLATARPSGYQKTKSDDAVGAFFKEMARYPLLKPEEEVELARRVKFIVEFEEIQQRLQAEIKRQPNKAEVATLLGMSERQLEHRLYQGRVAKRKMIRSNLRLVVSIAKRYLNRGLPFLDLIQEGAMGLNRAAEKFDPDKGYKFSTYAYWWIRQAITRAIANDARTIRLPIHIVEKLNKLKKAQRELKQQLQRNPSEVELAQFLEISAEHLRQLLQLRRKSLSLNHRVGKEEDTELVDLLEDEDSQSPEQQMSETMMRQEIWDVLGDVLTPREKDVISLRYGLITSEPCTLEEVGSIFNLSRERVRQIQSKAMRKLRRPQIAKRLKGWLF, encoded by the coding sequence ATGAATATTGCTGAATTAAACGCAATTGATTCCCTGTTAACAACAGCAACAGATAGTGATATTAATAGTGCTGATTTAGAAGAACCATCTCCAGAAAATTTAGCAGAAGTCGCATCAGATTTATCTCCAATAGAACAGAATTTAGAAGTAGAAGACAAAGACGAAGATTTAGCTACGGCAAGACCTTCAGGTTATCAGAAAACTAAATCTGACGATGCTGTAGGTGCCTTCTTTAAAGAAATGGCACGCTATCCTTTACTTAAACCAGAGGAAGAAGTAGAACTAGCACGGCGAGTCAAGTTTATCGTTGAATTTGAAGAAATACAACAGCGCTTGCAAGCAGAAATAAAGCGCCAGCCGAATAAAGCAGAAGTGGCAACTTTGTTAGGAATGTCAGAGCGTCAGTTGGAACACCGACTATATCAAGGACGCGTAGCAAAGCGGAAAATGATTCGCTCCAATCTGCGTTTAGTCGTCTCAATTGCCAAGCGCTATTTAAATCGCGGTTTACCTTTTTTAGATTTAATTCAAGAAGGCGCAATGGGGTTAAACCGTGCAGCAGAAAAATTCGATCCTGATAAAGGATACAAGTTTTCTACTTATGCTTATTGGTGGATTAGACAAGCAATTACGCGGGCGATCGCAAATGATGCTCGCACAATTCGATTGCCAATTCACATTGTAGAAAAGTTAAACAAACTCAAAAAAGCACAACGCGAACTCAAACAACAACTACAACGCAATCCCTCAGAAGTAGAACTTGCTCAATTTTTAGAAATCTCAGCAGAGCATTTGCGTCAACTGCTACAACTACGACGCAAATCACTTTCTTTAAATCACCGAGTTGGTAAAGAAGAAGATACTGAATTAGTAGATTTGTTAGAAGACGAAGACAGCCAATCGCCAGAACAACAAATGAGCGAAACAATGATGCGTCAGGAAATTTGGGATGTTTTAGGAGATGTTTTGACTCCTAGAGAAAAAGACGTTATTTCGCTACGCTATGGTTTGATTACAAGTGAACCGTGTACTTTAGAAGAAGTTGGCAGTATATTTAATCTTTCCCGCGAAAGAGTCCGCCAAATTCAAAGTAAAGCTATGCGCAAGTTACGTCGTCCTCAAATTGCTAAACGCCTAAAAGGATGGTTGTTCTAG
- a CDS encoding GNAT family N-acetyltransferase — protein sequence MINSELTLRPATPDDVSVLFSLIQALAEYEKLSHAVTGSAEALREHLFSSQPYVEAIIAEIQGKAVGFALFFHNYSTFLTQPGIYLEDLFVLPEYRRQGIGKALIKYLAQLAIERDCGRLEWSVLDWNEPAIAFYRRMGAAILPDWRICRVTGEAIASIANTEMSDF from the coding sequence GTGATAAATTCTGAACTAACGTTGCGTCCTGCTACTCCAGATGATGTATCTGTGCTGTTCTCTTTGATTCAAGCACTCGCCGAGTATGAAAAATTATCTCATGCTGTAACAGGTAGTGCAGAAGCGTTGCGAGAACATTTATTTAGTTCCCAACCGTATGTAGAAGCAATTATTGCTGAAATTCAAGGAAAAGCTGTGGGTTTTGCGTTGTTCTTTCACAACTACTCAACTTTTCTCACGCAACCTGGAATCTATCTGGAAGACTTATTTGTACTTCCTGAGTATCGACGCCAAGGTATAGGGAAAGCTTTGATAAAGTATCTAGCACAACTTGCTATAGAGCGCGATTGTGGGCGGCTAGAGTGGAGTGTTTTAGATTGGAATGAGCCAGCGATCGCATTTTATCGTCGTATGGGAGCAGCTATCTTACCCGACTGGCGCATTTGTCGCGTCACTGGGGAGGCGATCGCATCAATCGCGAATACTGAGATGTCAGATTTTTGA
- a CDS encoding DUF1816 domain-containing protein, whose product MEKAATDWWAEITTMSPRCIYYFGPFETIDEAKAAYPGYVKDLDGEGAKGIIVVIQRCQPKELTICEDEGI is encoded by the coding sequence ATGGAAAAAGCTGCTACAGATTGGTGGGCGGAGATAACGACAATGTCACCGCGCTGTATTTATTATTTTGGACCATTTGAAACAATTGACGAAGCTAAAGCAGCTTATCCAGGATATGTGAAAGATCTTGATGGCGAGGGCGCAAAAGGAATTATTGTTGTCATTCAACGCTGTCAGCCTAAAGAACTCACAATCTGCGAAGATGAAGGCATATAA
- the priA gene encoding primosomal protein N' — MYLPGLKSSIVAAEPRVPFQLTSRWIEVLVDCPGVQGIYTYKLPAELDVQPGDILSVPFGTSQVGAIAIRLSQPPADLAQDKIKEVIDIVSAGFFPSGYWQLLNRIAEYYYTPLMQVIRVALPPGLLGRSQRRIRLIAKADAATQFLTPAARQVLELLQAQSQGDYSFTHIQRQVKGAYRGVRELLRSHLVESYLEPPRLSKPKRQKAVTLVGTGLESDITSRQREILEVLRRRGGDMWLSELLQICSTSSATLKALEQKGYIVIQEREVLRIERDAIAQDQPKALTPAQSQALETITQLDGYAQVLLHGVTGSGKTEVYLQAIAPLLNQGKSALVLVPEIGLTPQLTDRFRARFGNKVCVYHSALSDGERYDTWRQMLAGEPQVVIGTRSAVFAPLPHLGLIILDEEHDSSFKQDQPIPTYHARTVATWRAELENCPLVLGSATPSLETWISTKSNESTPITNYLSLPERIQSRPLPPVEIVDMRQELQQGNRSIFSRSLQGALQQLQEREQQGILFIHRRGHSTFVSCRSCGYVIECPHCDVSLAYHQTEEKAPEILRCHYCNYAQSHPRHCPECGSPYLKFFGSGTQRVAQELTRQFPQLRVIRFDSDTTRTKGAHRTLLTRFANREADLLVGTQMLTKGLDLPQVTLVGVVAADGLLHLADYRAAERAFQTLTQVAGRAGRGEDPGRVILQTYSPEHPVIQAVQQHVYEAFTEAELEQRAALNYPPYGRLILLRLSSTDPATVESTAQQIATQLNSISECEILGPAPASVFRVSNRYRWQILLKFAPTAQLKLPDWENVRSHIPTSVSLTIDVDPLNFM; from the coding sequence ATGTATCTTCCTGGCTTGAAATCCTCAATCGTCGCAGCAGAACCGAGAGTTCCTTTTCAACTTACCTCGCGTTGGATTGAAGTATTAGTAGATTGTCCAGGAGTGCAAGGTATTTATACTTATAAATTACCGGCAGAGTTAGACGTACAACCAGGAGACATTTTAAGCGTACCATTTGGTACATCTCAAGTAGGAGCGATCGCGATTCGTTTATCACAACCACCAGCAGATTTAGCCCAGGACAAAATCAAAGAAGTCATAGATATCGTCAGTGCGGGCTTTTTTCCTAGTGGATATTGGCAATTACTCAATCGTATTGCTGAATATTACTACACGCCATTGATGCAAGTGATTCGAGTTGCTTTACCGCCAGGGTTACTCGGGCGATCGCAGCGGCGCATTCGGCTGATTGCAAAAGCAGATGCTGCGACTCAATTTTTAACTCCCGCAGCGCGACAAGTCCTCGAACTGTTGCAAGCGCAAAGTCAGGGAGATTATAGCTTTACCCACATCCAACGCCAAGTTAAAGGCGCGTATCGTGGAGTACGGGAATTGCTGCGATCGCACTTGGTAGAAAGTTACTTAGAACCGCCACGATTGTCTAAACCAAAGCGACAAAAAGCCGTTACGCTCGTAGGAACTGGATTAGAAAGTGATATCACTTCCCGCCAGCGCGAAATTTTAGAAGTTTTGCGACGTCGTGGTGGCGATATGTGGCTAAGTGAGTTGTTGCAGATTTGTAGTACGAGTTCCGCAACGCTCAAAGCATTAGAGCAAAAAGGTTATATTGTTATCCAAGAGCGCGAGGTGTTACGCATCGAACGCGATGCGATCGCACAAGATCAGCCCAAAGCCTTAACACCAGCGCAGTCGCAAGCATTAGAAACGATTACTCAGTTGGATGGCTACGCTCAAGTTTTGCTGCATGGAGTGACAGGATCGGGAAAAACCGAAGTTTATTTACAAGCGATCGCGCCATTACTCAATCAAGGTAAATCCGCCTTAGTTCTCGTTCCCGAAATTGGGTTGACGCCACAATTAACAGATCGTTTCCGCGCGCGTTTTGGTAACAAAGTCTGTGTCTACCATAGCGCCTTATCCGATGGCGAACGTTATGACACCTGGCGACAAATGCTAGCAGGCGAACCGCAAGTTGTGATTGGTACGCGTTCGGCGGTATTTGCACCTTTACCGCATTTAGGTTTAATCATCCTCGATGAAGAACACGATAGCAGCTTCAAACAAGACCAACCAATTCCTACTTATCATGCGCGTACCGTAGCCACCTGGCGCGCTGAACTCGAAAATTGTCCTCTCGTTTTAGGTTCCGCCACTCCTTCTCTAGAAACTTGGATAAGTACGAAAAGCAACGAATCTACACCCATTACCAATTACCTCTCCCTTCCCGAACGCATTCAATCGCGCCCTCTTCCTCCTGTAGAAATAGTTGATATGCGCCAAGAGTTGCAGCAGGGAAATCGTTCAATTTTTAGCCGATCGCTACAAGGTGCTTTACAGCAGTTGCAAGAACGCGAACAGCAGGGAATTTTATTTATCCACCGTCGGGGACACAGTACGTTTGTTTCTTGTCGTAGTTGTGGATACGTGATTGAGTGTCCGCATTGCGATGTTTCGCTAGCGTATCACCAAACCGAGGAAAAAGCGCCAGAAATCTTGCGGTGTCATTACTGTAATTATGCACAGTCGCATCCGCGTCATTGTCCTGAATGTGGTTCGCCTTATTTGAAGTTTTTTGGTAGCGGAACGCAGCGAGTTGCACAAGAGTTAACGCGACAGTTTCCCCAGTTACGAGTCATTCGGTTTGATAGTGATACAACTCGTACCAAAGGAGCGCATCGCACGCTACTAACGCGGTTCGCGAACCGCGAAGCTGATTTGTTGGTGGGAACGCAAATGCTGACGAAAGGACTTGATTTACCACAAGTTACCTTAGTTGGCGTTGTCGCTGCGGATGGATTGTTGCATCTTGCCGATTATCGCGCCGCCGAACGTGCATTTCAAACCTTGACACAAGTCGCAGGTCGTGCTGGGCGCGGTGAAGATCCAGGAAGAGTCATTTTACAAACGTATTCGCCCGAACATCCTGTGATTCAAGCAGTGCAACAACACGTTTACGAAGCTTTTACTGAAGCAGAATTAGAACAACGCGCCGCCTTGAATTATCCGCCTTATGGAAGATTGATTTTATTACGTTTGAGTAGTACAGATCCAGCTACGGTAGAAAGTACTGCCCAGCAGATCGCGACACAGTTAAATAGTATCTCAGAGTGTGAGATTTTAGGACCTGCGCCCGCGAGTGTCTTTCGAGTGTCTAACCGCTACCGTTGGCAAATTCTACTGAAGTTTGCACCGACTGCACAGCTTAAATTGCCCGATTGGGAAAATGTGCGATCGCACATTCCAACTTCAGTAAGTCTCACCATCGATGTCGATCCACTAAATTTTATGTAA
- a CDS encoding class I SAM-dependent methyltransferase → MGVQTLQLDEQLYNYMRSVSLNEAEVLTQLRQETAKHPMGNMQIAPEQGQFIALLVQLMQAQKTLDIGVFTGYSALAVALALPPTGKVVACDVSEEYTKIARHWWNQAGVANKIELHIAPAEDTLKQLLATDGANTFDFALIDADKSNYDTYYELALQLIRPGGLIAVDNVLWSGRVADPQVQDNRTNKIRAFNQKLHQDTRVAISLVPIGDGLTLAWKRPH, encoded by the coding sequence ATGGGTGTTCAAACGCTGCAACTTGACGAACAGCTTTACAACTATATGCGATCGGTTTCTTTAAACGAAGCAGAAGTATTAACGCAACTGCGACAGGAGACTGCAAAACACCCAATGGGTAATATGCAAATTGCACCAGAACAAGGGCAATTTATCGCATTACTTGTGCAACTCATGCAAGCTCAAAAAACCCTCGATATCGGTGTGTTTACAGGCTATAGCGCGCTTGCTGTAGCATTAGCCTTACCGCCTACAGGTAAAGTTGTGGCGTGTGATGTCAGCGAAGAATATACGAAGATCGCGCGTCATTGGTGGAACCAAGCTGGTGTTGCTAATAAGATTGAGTTGCATATAGCGCCTGCTGAGGATACCCTCAAGCAACTACTCGCAACAGATGGCGCAAATACTTTTGATTTTGCCTTGATTGACGCTGACAAAAGCAACTACGATACTTACTACGAGCTTGCATTACAACTCATTCGCCCTGGGGGTTTAATTGCGGTTGATAATGTACTGTGGTCAGGAAGAGTCGCCGATCCCCAAGTGCAGGATAATCGAACCAATAAAATCCGCGCTTTCAATCAAAAACTGCATCAAGATACGCGCGTCGCCATCAGCTTGGTTCCAATTGGTGATGGATTGACATTAGCTTGGAAACGCCCTCATTAG
- a CDS encoding rhodanese-related sulfurtransferase, translating into MTQIVATFYKFVNLPDAAEIQEPLLSYCLAHNVKGTILLAPEGINGTIAATRDRINAVLAFLCADPRFADLEHKESTADAPPFERMKVRLKKEIVTLGVPEVNPNQKVGIYVSPHEWNALISDPEVTVIDTRNDYEVDIGTFQRAQNPQTRSFRQFPEYVHQNLDPSQHKKVAMFCTGGIRCEKASSFLLSQGFTEVYHLKGGILKYLEEVPAEDSLWEGECFVFDERVAVVHALESGSYDMCRSCGHPISEADKTSPQYEEGVSCPHCFADLTEEKRKRQQEKQKQIELAKNKTNIISS; encoded by the coding sequence ATGACCCAAATTGTTGCAACGTTCTATAAGTTTGTCAATTTGCCAGACGCGGCGGAAATACAAGAACCGCTGCTGTCTTACTGCTTAGCGCACAACGTCAAAGGAACAATTCTGCTTGCACCGGAAGGAATTAACGGTACAATTGCTGCTACACGCGATCGCATTAATGCAGTTTTAGCGTTTCTTTGCGCCGATCCTCGTTTTGCTGATTTAGAGCATAAAGAATCTACCGCAGATGCGCCACCCTTTGAGCGCATGAAAGTACGTCTTAAAAAAGAAATCGTGACGCTGGGAGTGCCAGAAGTCAATCCCAATCAAAAAGTAGGAATTTATGTATCGCCGCACGAATGGAATGCTTTAATTAGCGATCCTGAAGTGACTGTGATTGATACCCGCAACGATTATGAAGTAGATATCGGAACTTTTCAACGCGCGCAAAATCCGCAAACGCGATCGTTTCGCCAATTTCCTGAATACGTTCATCAAAACCTCGATCCAAGCCAGCATAAAAAAGTTGCGATGTTTTGTACAGGCGGAATTCGCTGCGAAAAAGCTTCGTCGTTTTTATTGTCCCAAGGTTTCACTGAAGTTTATCACCTCAAGGGCGGCATTTTAAAATATTTAGAAGAAGTTCCAGCGGAAGATAGCTTGTGGGAAGGCGAGTGTTTTGTCTTTGACGAACGAGTTGCAGTCGTTCACGCTTTAGAAAGCGGCTCGTATGATATGTGTCGTAGTTGTGGACATCCAATTTCTGAAGCGGATAAAACATCGCCACAGTACGAAGAAGGCGTTTCTTGTCCCCATTGTTTTGCAGATCTGACTGAGGAAAAACGCAAACGTCAGCAAGAAAAACAAAAACAAATCGAGTTAGCTAAAAATAAAACTAATATTATCTCCTCTTGA
- a CDS encoding PD-(D/E)XK nuclease family protein, whose product MTWLPFASYNLWSLFAPAIGQEQRHCDMKRGFTKARGKETAIAEILKQDNIPQRIGHLAQRGVYEFHQDHSMLNCSNAVQTIAETLQLSQEKEEVQERVRLILRKYQENPILRDKHIIHLTRGDEGFPQPIQIQQGNFSFNLYAAIDCIFTEDGILHILDFKTGKTDVDLRQGFVYLLAVSYLYPNRPAIASFYNLETGRWSKPISATVSQLKAVQTEIAQISKKHQNDLQRYWRNIEAFNQIFPPNPGIQCQYCQFKSICDFSKIEVTA is encoded by the coding sequence ATGACGTGGCTTCCCTTCGCCAGTTACAACTTGTGGTCACTATTTGCACCAGCTATTGGACAAGAACAACGGCATTGCGACATGAAACGAGGTTTCACGAAAGCGCGTGGAAAAGAAACGGCGATCGCAGAAATCTTAAAGCAAGATAACATTCCTCAGCGAATCGGTCATTTAGCACAAAGAGGAGTATACGAGTTTCATCAAGACCATTCAATGTTGAATTGCAGCAATGCAGTGCAAACAATCGCAGAAACTTTGCAGTTGAGTCAAGAAAAAGAGGAAGTGCAAGAACGCGTACGCTTGATTCTGAGAAAATATCAAGAAAATCCCATTCTTAGGGATAAACATATCATTCATCTCACACGCGGTGATGAAGGATTTCCCCAACCAATTCAAATTCAACAGGGTAATTTTTCTTTCAATTTATATGCAGCAATTGATTGTATCTTCACAGAAGATGGTATTTTACACATTTTAGATTTTAAAACAGGTAAAACAGACGTAGATCTTCGACAAGGATTTGTTTATCTGTTAGCAGTTAGTTATCTGTATCCAAACCGCCCTGCGATTGCTTCATTTTACAACTTGGAAACTGGTAGATGGTCAAAGCCAATTTCAGCAACAGTGTCTCAATTAAAAGCAGTTCAAACCGAGATTGCGCAAATTTCCAAGAAACATCAGAATGACCTCCAGCGATATTGGAGAAATATCGAAGCTTTTAATCAAATTTTTCCACCAAATCCTGGTATTCAGTGTCAATATTGTCAATTTAAATCAATTTGCGATTTTTCTAAGATTGAGGTTACTGCATGA
- a CDS encoding Piwi domain-containing protein, with product MAGASLRAEVEQTVNELIVVPPDIVLVFLPTSDRTADSDESGSLYYQIYSQLLRRGIASQVIYADTLESVDSRNILNSVIPGILGKLGNLPFVLAQPLEIADYIVGLDVSRASKAKLPGTLNACASIRLYGRQGEFIRYQLEDALIEGEEIPRRILESLLPVAELRNKTVLIYRDGPFRGQEVHNLVEWAKAIGANFILVECLKSGNPRLYNFSKINKTISAPTQGLALRISSREAIVVTTKVHLSVGLARPLRLRIHPQGHQTSIEKVVETTLKLTLLHYGALKEPRLPMVLHGSDRIAYLRLNGINFSGVLTGDRQPWL from the coding sequence TTGGCAGGTGCTAGTTTAAGAGCAGAAGTTGAACAAACTGTCAACGAACTTATTGTAGTTCCACCAGATATTGTTTTAGTGTTTCTACCCACAAGCGATCGCACTGCTGATAGTGACGAAAGCGGCAGTCTTTACTATCAAATATATTCGCAATTATTGCGACGTGGAATTGCTAGTCAAGTCATTTACGCAGATACTTTAGAAAGTGTTGATTCAAGAAATATACTAAACTCAGTTATTCCTGGAATTTTAGGCAAGTTGGGCAATTTACCTTTTGTTTTAGCCCAACCGTTAGAAATTGCAGACTATATTGTTGGGTTGGATGTGTCGAGGGCTTCTAAAGCAAAATTACCAGGAACGTTGAATGCTTGTGCCAGTATTCGTCTTTATGGCAGACAAGGTGAATTTATTCGCTACCAATTAGAAGATGCTTTAATTGAAGGTGAAGAAATTCCACGACGAATTTTAGAAAGTTTACTTCCGGTAGCTGAACTAAGGAATAAAACTGTTTTGATTTACCGCGATGGACCATTTCGCGGTCAAGAAGTTCATAATTTAGTTGAGTGGGCTAAGGCGATCGGTGCAAACTTTATCTTAGTAGAATGTCTTAAGTCTGGAAATCCTCGGTTGTACAACTTTAGTAAAATCAATAAAACAATCTCGGCACCGACGCAAGGGTTAGCACTACGAATATCATCCCGCGAAGCAATTGTTGTTACCACAAAAGTACATCTTAGTGTAGGATTAGCTCGTCCGCTACGTTTGAGAATACATCCGCAAGGACATCAAACATCAATTGAAAAAGTTGTAGAAACTACTCTAAAACTCACATTATTGCACTACGGAGCGTTGAAAGAGCCTCGTTTACCGATGGTTCTTCACGGTTCGGATCGCATTGCTTATTTACGATTAAATGGAATAAATTTTAGCGGAGTGTTAACGGGCGATCGCCAGCCTTGGTTGTAA